DNA from Aliarcobacter skirrowii CCUG 10374:
TGGAAAACATATGGGTTCACTATCTATGGCTGGATCATTTTATATTACAAATGGAACATACTTAAATGGTAAAGTTTATATGGTACAAAATGACAAACTTCCATTTGCAGCGCTTCATGGAGATCCAGATATCTTATGTGAAGGTAAAACAAGATTTGGACCAACAGCTCTTGCACTTTTAGTTTTAGAAAGATACAAAGGTGGAAAATCATTCTTCCAATGTTTAAAAACTTTAAACTTTGATGGAAGTATTATGAAAATATTCTGGGATTTATTAAAAGATTCAGATATTAGAAACTATGTATTTAAAAACTTCTTATTTGAAATTCCAGGAATTAATAAAAAACTTTTTGTTAAAGATGCACAAAAAATTGTTCCTTCACTAAGTGTAGATGATATTGAGTATGCAAAAGGTTTTGGAGGAGTTAGACCACAAGTTTTAAATAAAACGGAGAAAAAACTAATGTTAGGTGAAGCTTCTATTACTGAAGAAGAAGGAATCATATTTAATATGACACCATCTCCAGGTGCAACTTCTTGTCTTGGAAATGCAGAAAGAGATATTAAAATTGTTACAAAACATCTTGGAAAAACTTTCTACGAAGATAAATTCCTAGCTGATTTTACAGATGATAAATAATAATTAGAAAAAGGCAAAAGCCTTTTTCTTCATAAAGGATTTTTATGTCAAAAAAATTCTCTAAAAAAGATATGATAACTCTACAAAATCTACTAAGAGAGAATCATCTTACAATTACAGTAGCAGAGTCTTGTACTGGTGGATTAGTTGCTAGCATGATTACTAAAATTTCTGGTTCAAGTGATGTTTTTAATGGAAGCATTGTTACATACTCAAATAAGATAAAAAATCAAGAACTTGGTGTTTTAAAATCAACATTAAAAGATTTTGGAGCAGTTAGTAAAGAGGTTGTATCTGAAATGCTAAAAGGAGTTATAAAAAAATTTGATGCATCTTATGGTATTGCAATATCAGGGGTTGCAGGACCAAATGGTGGAACAAAAAACAAACCTGTAGGTATGGTAGTAATTGGAATTTCAGATAGTTTTGGAGCTCAAAAAATTAAAATTTTTAACTTCAAAGGTAGTAGAGAAGAGATTCAAAAAAAAGCTGCACTTACTTCTTTAAAAGAAATTTTAAAATTTATTAAAAAAACTCTTGACAATTAATTTAATTTGCACTATAATTCCAGTCCATTTTGAGTTTAGTAACTTAAAATTACAAAAATGACTTGTTAGCTCAGCTGGTAGAGCATCTCACTTTTAATGAGGAGGCCGATGGTTCGAATCCATCACAGGTCACCATTTTTATTTTGTATATCTTGGCCCCTTCATCTAACGGTTAGGATTCATGGTTTTCATCCATGCCACAGGGGTTCGAATCCCCTAGGGGTCACCAAGGTCAAATATACAAAGGTCGATTAGCTCAGTTGGTAGAGCGCTACCCTTACAAGGTAGATGTCATAAGTTCGAGTCTTATATCGACCACCATTTCTTAAAAGGTGCGGCCATAGTTTAGTTGGTTAGAATGCCTGCCTGTCACGCAGGAGGTCGCGAGTTCGAGTCTCGTTGGCCGCGCCATTTTTCTTATTTTATGACTTGTTAGCTCAGCTGGTAGAGCATCTCACTTTTAATGAGGAGGCCGATGGTTCGAATCCATCACAGGTCACCATTTTTATTTTGTATATCTTGGCCCCTTCATCTAACGGTTAGGATTCATGGTTTTCATCCATGCCACAGGGGTTCGAATCCCCTAGGGGTCACCAAGGTCAAATATACAAATCCCCCTCTTTGGTCGATTAGCTCAGTTGGTAGAGCGCTACCCTTACAAGGTAGATGTCATAAGTTCGAGTCTTATATCGACCACCATTTCTTAAAAGGTGCGGCCATAGTTTAGTTGGTTAGAATGCCTGCCTGTCACGCAGGAGGTCGCGAGTTCGAGTCTCGTTGGCCGCGCCATTTTAATTTATCTTTTTATCAATAAAATATAGCTACTATTACAACTTATTTTTAAAGGTAGCAAATGTTAAAAGCGAAATCTCTTTATCATCTAATTGTCTATAGTATTTTTTTTATTGTTTTACTTATTGCATTTTTTACTTTTATTATAATAAATAATGCACACGATGAACTTCAAGAAAAAATTATCACTCTAAAAGAGGATTATTCAAATAGTCAAAAAGAGATTTTAAAAAGTCATATAAAAAACAGTTTAAAATTTATAGAGTTTTACTACGAAGAGAATAAAAATTTAAAATCAAAAGATGAGATTAAAAAAGAGATAATCTATATACTAAATAAAATAAATTTAAATGAGAACTCAAATGAGTATATATTTATTTATGATTTTAGTGGTGTTTTAATAGATAATTCAACAGATAAATCAAATATTGGTAAAAATTTCTTAAATTTTACAGATAGTAATAAAAAAGAGGTAGTCAAAGAGCTAATTGAAACATCTAAAAACAGTGATGGTGGATTTGTAAACTACTTTTGGACAAAACCTGAAATTACCAAAGAGAGAAATAAAATATCTTATGTTATATCTTATGAACCATTTTCTTGGACTATTGGAAAAGGTGTCTATTTAGATGAGATTGATAAGCTAATTAGACAAAAAGAGCAAGAGTACAACAAAAAAATCTCAAACTATACTTTGCAAATTGTTTCTATGACAATTTTACTTATTTTATACTCAATATTTATATATAAAAACGCAACTATTTTAATTGTAAAAGATGTTACTGAAATAGGAAAATATTTTAAAGAGGCTCAGGAGAAAAATGAACCTATAAATCAAAGTAGATTTATATTTGGAGAGTTTAAAGTTATTGCTAATTTTGCATTTGATGCAATAAGCAATATAAAACTAAAAACAAATATTTTAGAAGGCTTAAATAAAAACCTAGAGGAAAAAGTTGAGGAGAAAACAAAAGAGTTATCAGAGCTTGTTGAGAGTCAAAAGAAATTTATAAAAAACTCTGTTCATGAGATAAATACACCTTTATCAATTATTAGAACAAATATAGATCTTCTTAAAATGAAAGTTGAAGATAATAGCTATATTACAAATATTGAAGCTGGAAGTAAAATAATTCAATATATTTATGATGATTTATCATATTTAATTAAAAAAGATAGAGTTATTTATGAGAAAGAGTACCTTAATTTTAGTGAAATTTTAGAGAATAGATTAACTTTTTTTGAAGAGATTGTAAAATCAAATAGCTTATATTTTATAAAAAACATTGAAGAGGATGTTTATATAAAATTTAACTCTATTGAACTTCAAAGAGTAATTGATAATAATTTATCAAATGCGGTTAAATACTCGTTTGCAAGATCTCCAATATATATTAAACTATTTTATGTAGATGATGAAGAGGTTGAACTTTCAATTACAACCTCTTCTAAAAAAATAGATTATATTGATAAAATTTTTGAAGATTTTTATAGAGAGAATCAAGCAAGAGGTGGATTTGGACTTGGCTTAAAAATAGTAAAAGAGATTTGTGATAAGAATTTAGTTATAATCAAAGTTCTATCAGATACAAAAGATACAAAATTTATATATAGGTTTAAACTAAATGAAAATACTACTACTTGAAGATGAATTGATGCTAAACAATACAATAACTGAATATCTAAAAAACATAGGTCATATGGTTGATAGCTATTTTGATGGACAAGATGTTTTAGATAATATTGAAAATAGATACGATTTATTAATTCTTGATGTAAATGTTCCTACAAAAGATGGATTTATGATTTTAGATGAGTTAAATAGTAAGAAAATTCATATTCCAACAATTTTCATTTCAGCTCAAATTGATATAGAAGATATTACAAAAGCATATAGTTTAGGAGCTAGAGAGTATCTTAAAAAACCTTTTCATCTTGAAGAGTTAGGAATTAAAATAAACTTAATTTTAAAAAAAGAGCAAAGAGATACAAGCCATATCAAATTTTCAGAGAACTACTCTTACTCAAAAGATAAACAGACTCTTTATTTTAATGGCGAACCACAAAATCTTACAAAAAAACAGTTAGAGATAATCCATATTTTAGCATTAAATATAAATATGATTGTAGATTTTGAACAGTTTAGAATTGATGTTTGGGATAGTGAAAACATTGATAATCCTACAATTAGAGCTGAAATTTCAAGATTAAAAAAGAGTTTAAAAGAGGATTTTATAAAAAATATAAGAGGTTTGGGATATAAAATAGATAGATACTACTCTATTTAATAAGTTTCCTATTTTGCTATGCTTTTGCTATATATTTTAAATATAATAGGCCTTAATTTTTAAATAATTTAATATTAAATTTTACATATTTTAGGAACTCTTTTTAATGGAACTTCAATCTTTAATATATCTTTTTGTAGGAATATCATTTACAATATATTTTGGAATAGCCCTTTGGACAAAATCTACATCTACAAAAGATTTTTATATTGTAAAAAAAGCCAATAATAAAACTATTTCAAATGGTCTTTCTATAGCTGTTGATTTTATAAGTGCAGCTACATTTATCTCTTTTGCTGGTATTTTTTTATACTCTTATTCACTTACAAACTATATTATTGTAGGAATTATTTCAGGATTTTTTATACTCATATTTATCATTGCTCCAAAAATAAGAGAGAAAAATGAACTATCTATTCCATCATTTTTTGATATAAAATATAGTAGTTTAGAGATTAAAAAACTATCTGCTTTTATAATTTTAGCTATATCTTTTTTATATCTTTGCGCTCAAATAAAGGCAACTGGAATAATCTTTTCAAGAATTTTTCAAATAGAGTTTACACTTGCTTTACTTTTTGCATCAATTTTAACTTTTTTTTATGCAACTATATTTGGTAAAAAAGAGTTCTCTTACTCTTATATTCTTCAATATATTATTATTCTTTTCTCTTTTGCAACTCCAATTATATTTTTAACTATATCATTAACAAATAGTTTTATCCCTCAACTTGCAATCTTTTCATCTATACAAAATACAGAAAATTTAGTAGTTGAAATTCAAAATAGTTTTAATATATCTTTAAAAGAGAGTAGCTTTTTAACTACTACTTTTTTAACTATATCTTTAGCTCTTGGAGTTGCTACTTTACCACATATTTTAACAAAATTTTTTCATACAAGTAGTGTTGAAAATAGCAAAAAAAGTGCAATTTGGGCAACTGTTTTTATAGCTTTAATATACTCTTTTTTAATATCATTACCAGCACTTTCATACATAAATTTTTCAAAAAATATCTCAAATGTAGAGTATAAATCTTTTATAAAAGATGAATTTATAAATGATAAAAATGAGCAAATCTATGGTAAGTGGCTTAAAACTTGGGAAGATACAAATTTAGTAAAATATAGTGATGAAAATAGTGACAATCTTGTAACTTTAAATGAGTTAAAAATAGATCCAGATACAATCTTTTTACTAAATAGTGAAGTTAATAATATGCCAAATTGGGTAATTGCTTTAGTAATTTCAGGTGCACTTGCTGCAACTTTATCAACAATTACAGGACTTTTACTATTAATAAAAGCGACTTTAGTAAATGAATTTTTACCAAACAATAAAAAAATATCAAAACTTAAATTAAACTCTATTTTAGCTATTTTAATTGTATTCGCAACTTTATTACAAATAAATAATAGTTACACTATTTTACAAATAGTTCTTTTGGCTTTTAGTATTAGTGCAGCAACTTTGTTTCCAACAATTATTTTAACTATTTTTAAAAATATAGATAAAAAATCAATATTTTTTGCTCTTTTAATATCTTTTTTATTTGTAGTTATTTACACAATTGTCTATAATTTTAAAGTTGAGCAGAGTAATTACTTTTTGTATTTAATACCAGAATCAATTGGAATAGTTGGAGCATTTTTAAACTTTTTTATAGCAATAATTGCATCAAAATTTATATTTTCAAAAAATAAAAAATCTAAGGAGATAAGATGAGTATTCAAGATCAAGAGGTTTTTTTATCAAAAATCCACCCTTTTGAAGTTTTAAGCCCAAGCCAAATGGCAAAATGTCTTGAGCATATGGATATAGCTTATTATCCAAAAGGAACTATTTTAATAAGTCCAAACAATATTCCCAATCACTTTTTTTTAATTATAAAAGGTTCAGTTTTTGAATACAATAGCGATAATGTAGTAGTTATGGATTATCAAAGTGAAGATACTTTTGATTCAAACTCACTTATTTATAATAAATGTTCAAATACTTTTAAAGTAAATGAGGAGCTAATTTGTTATGAATTAGATAAAAAAATGTTTTTAAATTTAATAGATGCAAATCAGGAATTTAAAGATTTCTTCTTAAAAGATTTAGTAAATAAATTAAGAACTTTAAAAGAGAAAGAGAATGCATCTCAACTATCATCTTTTATGATTGCAAAAGTTCAAGATACTCTAATTCACGAGGCTTGTATTGTAAAAAAAGATACAAAACTAATAGATGCCATTGAAAAATCAATGCAGTTTAAAACTTCAACAATTATAGTTGAAGGTGAAAATAAAGAGTATGGAATAATAACTGATTCGCTTTTAAAAGTAAAAGTTTTACTTCAAGGAAGAGATTTAACAATACCTGTAAAAGATATTGCTATCTTTCCACTTTTAACAATTAATAAAAATGATTATCTGTTTGATGCTCTTACAATTTTAGTTAAAAAAAATATAAAAAGAGTTGGTGTTGTTGATGATAATAAAAATATGGTTGGAGTTTTAGAACAAATAGATATATTATCTCACTTTGCAAATCATACTTATGTAATTGAATCAAAAATCAATAGTGCAAAGAGTATTGAAAATTTAAAAGAGGCAACAAAAGATTTTATGGATATTATTACATCTTTACAAGCAAAAGGTGTAAAAATACATCATATCTCTAATTTAATTGGTCAATTAAATACAAAACTATATCAAAAAGTTTACTCACTTATAGTTCCAGAAGATTTACAAAACAGCTCTTGTATTTTTGTAATGGGAAGTGAAGGAAGAAATGAACAGATTATAAAAAATGATCAAGATAATGCTTTAATAGTAAAAGATGGTATTGATGTAGAACAATACAGACCTTATATGCAAAAAATTACTGATGCACTCATTTTCTTAGGGTATCCACCTTGTAAAGGAAATATTATGGTTTCAAATCCATAATGGTGCAAAAATTATAGTGATTTTAAAAATGATTTAAATAAATGGTTAAACAATAGCTCAAATATGAAAGATTTTTTAGATTTAGCAATATTTATAGACTCTTATGCTGTTGCTGGGGACAAAAATCTTTTAATTGATTTAAAAAATATTCTATACTCAAAAAAACATAGTGCAATATTTTTGGCATATTTTGCAAAATCAACAACGGCATTTGATACCCCAACAACTGTATCAAATTTTATGGGGAAAAATGATTTAATAAATATTAAAAAAGCAGTTATATTCCCAATTATTCACGGAATTAGAAGTTTTTCTTTAAGAGAGGGAATTAAAGAGACAACAACTGTAAAAAGAATTCAACTTTTAGAACAGAAAAATATTTTAGATAAAAAAATGAGCGCAGAGATTCTTGAAGCACTTGAAATAGCAAACACAATAAGATTAAGACATCAACTAGAGCTTATTCAACAAAATCAAGAGTTAAACAACAATATAAATGCAAATGAGATTGGAAAAATAGAGAGAGATTTACTAAAAGAGAGTCTTAAAATTGCAAATGAGTTTAAAAACTTTGT
Protein-coding regions in this window:
- a CDS encoding response regulator transcription factor — encoded protein: MKILLLEDELMLNNTITEYLKNIGHMVDSYFDGQDVLDNIENRYDLLILDVNVPTKDGFMILDELNSKKIHIPTIFISAQIDIEDITKAYSLGAREYLKKPFHLEELGIKINLILKKEQRDTSHIKFSENYSYSKDKQTLYFNGEPQNLTKKQLEIIHILALNINMIVDFEQFRIDVWDSENIDNPTIRAEISRLKKSLKEDFIKNIRGLGYKIDRYYSI
- a CDS encoding putative nucleotidyltransferase substrate binding domain-containing protein, whose protein sequence is MKDFLDLAIFIDSYAVAGDKNLLIDLKNILYSKKHSAIFLAYFAKSTTAFDTPTTVSNFMGKNDLINIKKAVIFPIIHGIRSFSLREGIKETTTVKRIQLLEQKNILDKKMSAEILEALEIANTIRLRHQLELIQQNQELNNNINANEIGKIERDLLKESLKIANEFKNFVSYVFKLDKIY
- a CDS encoding cache domain-containing protein, whose protein sequence is MLKAKSLYHLIVYSIFFIVLLIAFFTFIIINNAHDELQEKIITLKEDYSNSQKEILKSHIKNSLKFIEFYYEENKNLKSKDEIKKEIIYILNKINLNENSNEYIFIYDFSGVLIDNSTDKSNIGKNFLNFTDSNKKEVVKELIETSKNSDGGFVNYFWTKPEITKERNKISYVISYEPFSWTIGKGVYLDEIDKLIRQKEQEYNKKISNYTLQIVSMTILLILYSIFIYKNATILIVKDVTEIGKYFKEAQEKNEPINQSRFIFGEFKVIANFAFDAISNIKLKTNILEGLNKNLEEKVEEKTKELSELVESQKKFIKNSVHEINTPLSIIRTNIDLLKMKVEDNSYITNIEAGSKIIQYIYDDLSYLIKKDRVIYEKEYLNFSEILENRLTFFEEIVKSNSLYFIKNIEEDVYIKFNSIELQRVIDNNLSNAVKYSFARSPIYIKLFYVDDEEVELSITTSSKKIDYIDKIFEDFYRENQARGGFGLGLKIVKEICDKNLVIIKVLSDTKDTKFIYRFKLNENTTT
- a CDS encoding CinA family protein, giving the protein MSKKFSKKDMITLQNLLRENHLTITVAESCTGGLVASMITKISGSSDVFNGSIVTYSNKIKNQELGVLKSTLKDFGAVSKEVVSEMLKGVIKKFDASYGIAISGVAGPNGGTKNKPVGMVVIGISDSFGAQKIKIFNFKGSREEIQKKAALTSLKEILKFIKKTLDN
- a CDS encoding VC_2705 family sodium/solute symporter, with the translated sequence MELQSLIYLFVGISFTIYFGIALWTKSTSTKDFYIVKKANNKTISNGLSIAVDFISAATFISFAGIFLYSYSLTNYIIVGIISGFFILIFIIAPKIREKNELSIPSFFDIKYSSLEIKKLSAFIILAISFLYLCAQIKATGIIFSRIFQIEFTLALLFASILTFFYATIFGKKEFSYSYILQYIIILFSFATPIIFLTISLTNSFIPQLAIFSSIQNTENLVVEIQNSFNISLKESSFLTTTFLTISLALGVATLPHILTKFFHTSSVENSKKSAIWATVFIALIYSFLISLPALSYINFSKNISNVEYKSFIKDEFINDKNEQIYGKWLKTWEDTNLVKYSDENSDNLVTLNELKIDPDTIFLLNSEVNNMPNWVIALVISGALAATLSTITGLLLLIKATLVNEFLPNNKKISKLKLNSILAILIVFATLLQINNSYTILQIVLLAFSISAATLFPTIILTIFKNIDKKSIFFALLISFLFVVIYTIVYNFKVEQSNYFLYLIPESIGIVGAFLNFFIAIIASKFIFSKNKKSKEIR
- a CDS encoding DUF294 nucleotidyltransferase-like domain-containing protein, giving the protein MSIQDQEVFLSKIHPFEVLSPSQMAKCLEHMDIAYYPKGTILISPNNIPNHFFLIIKGSVFEYNSDNVVVMDYQSEDTFDSNSLIYNKCSNTFKVNEELICYELDKKMFLNLIDANQEFKDFFLKDLVNKLRTLKEKENASQLSSFMIAKVQDTLIHEACIVKKDTKLIDAIEKSMQFKTSTIIVEGENKEYGIITDSLLKVKVLLQGRDLTIPVKDIAIFPLLTINKNDYLFDALTILVKKNIKRVGVVDDNKNMVGVLEQIDILSHFANHTYVIESKINSAKSIENLKEATKDFMDIITSLQAKGVKIHHISNLIGQLNTKLYQKVYSLIVPEDLQNSSCIFVMGSEGRNEQIIKNDQDNALIVKDGIDVEQYRPYMQKITDALIFLGYPPCKGNIMVSNP